The following are encoded together in the Actinobacillus lignieresii genome:
- the trpCF gene encoding bifunctional indole-3-glycerol-phosphate synthase TrpC/phosphoribosylanthranilate isomerase TrpF, translating to MQNQPTILQKIVKDKAVWVENKQKAFPLSQFQHQIIQADRDFYAVLATASHQVPAYILECKKASPSKGLIRAEFDLDAIAQVYKHYACVISVLTDEQYFQGDFRYIEQVKRQTTQPVLCKDFMISPYQVYLARYSNADAILLMLSVLDDETYRTLAELAHSLGMGVLTETSTEQEFERALALGAKVIGVNNRDLHTLTVDMNRIIRLVDKYQDQIPADVRLISESGIYDHMQVKAIKPFAHAFLIGSSLMGSSDLNNAVRSVIFGENKVCGLTRPQDVKAVYENGFLYGGLIFAENSPRQLSLRQAQELVVNAPLRYVGVFQNQAVEFVEKIAKQLELYAVQLHGTEDEAYITELSEKLAGKTQIWQAISVDVQAETVEYHDNPLVARYILDSKHGTQQGGTDKVFDWNIIPSELKQKAILAGGISVENIEQALAQGCLGVDLNSGVEQRKGVKDLAKITACAEKILKA from the coding sequence ATGCAAAATCAGCCAACTATTCTGCAAAAAATCGTCAAAGATAAAGCCGTTTGGGTAGAGAACAAACAAAAAGCATTTCCACTTTCACAATTCCAACATCAAATTATTCAAGCCGACCGAGATTTTTATGCGGTATTAGCGACAGCTTCGCACCAAGTACCCGCTTATATTTTGGAATGTAAAAAAGCCTCGCCGTCCAAAGGATTAATTCGTGCCGAGTTTGATTTGGATGCAATAGCGCAAGTCTATAAACATTACGCTTGTGTGATTTCCGTGCTGACGGACGAACAATATTTCCAAGGCGATTTTCGTTATATTGAGCAAGTTAAGCGTCAAACAACACAGCCGGTTTTATGCAAAGACTTTATGATTTCGCCATATCAGGTGTATTTGGCTCGTTATTCGAATGCGGATGCAATTTTGCTGATGTTATCGGTGCTAGATGACGAAACTTATCGCACATTGGCGGAGTTAGCACATTCTTTAGGTATGGGTGTTTTAACCGAAACCAGTACCGAGCAAGAATTTGAACGAGCGTTAGCGTTAGGCGCAAAAGTGATCGGTGTGAATAACCGTGATTTGCATACGCTGACGGTTGATATGAATCGCATTATACGTTTGGTGGATAAATATCAGGATCAAATTCCGGCAGATGTCCGTTTGATTTCCGAATCGGGTATTTATGATCATATGCAAGTGAAAGCCATCAAACCGTTTGCACACGCATTTTTAATCGGCAGCAGTTTGATGGGCAGTTCCGATTTAAATAATGCGGTACGTTCGGTAATTTTCGGCGAAAATAAGGTATGCGGATTAACTCGCCCGCAAGATGTAAAAGCAGTGTATGAAAACGGCTTTTTATACGGAGGATTAATTTTTGCTGAAAATTCGCCTCGCCAGTTATCATTACGCCAAGCGCAAGAATTAGTGGTGAATGCGCCATTGCGTTATGTCGGCGTATTCCAAAATCAAGCGGTCGAATTTGTCGAAAAAATAGCAAAACAGCTTGAGTTATATGCGGTGCAGTTGCACGGTACGGAAGATGAAGCCTATATTACCGAATTGTCTGAAAAATTAGCCGGAAAAACGCAAATCTGGCAGGCAATTTCGGTGGATGTTCAGGCGGAAACGGTTGAGTATCACGATAATCCGTTAGTGGCCCGTTATATTCTGGATAGCAAACACGGCACACAGCAAGGCGGTACGGACAAGGTATTCGATTGGAATATTATTCCAAGCGAATTAAAACAAAAAGCAATACTTGCCGGTGGGATTTCGGTTGAAAATATCGAACAGGCTCTAGCACAAGGTTGTTTAGGCGTTGATCTTAATTCCGGTGTAGAGCAGCGTAAAGGCGTAAAAGATTTAGCAAAAATTACTGCTTGCGCAGAGAAAATTCTCAAAGCCTAA
- the mnmC gene encoding bifunctional tRNA (5-methylaminomethyl-2-thiouridine)(34)-methyltransferase MnmD/FAD-dependent 5-carboxymethylaminomethyl-2-thiouridine(34) oxidoreductase MnmC, producing MNKLSFASLSFNSNNTPVSEQFDDIYFSTQDGLEESYYVFQDGNQLWQKWQTHTSESFVIAETGFGTGLNFLAVADKFQQFLSEFPNSKLKRLYFISFEKFPLTSEQLATIHKNYPQFATLSQKMTACWQPRQTGCQRYHFEQIYLDVWFGDMLDNLPQLGDLYSNQIDAWFLDGFSPDKNPEMWNETLYRQMFRLTKNGGSFATFTAASTVRKGLQAVGFEVKKRKGFGKKREMLWGEKPQQSETIPVNYPYFYSEPQTEANDIAIVGGGVASLFVALSLLEKGKKVTLYCKDNALAQNASGNLQGAIYPQLSDDDARNIRFYVHCFDYALQRLAQIEPLVNFEHALTGVALYAYNDKTAKKLEKIARQTNDDSLFKLCNAAELSEKIGLNVPNGGAFMPQSGWLSPIQFVQGTFAYLQTKGLQIVLNHEVKDPQFSEGKWQWQHNGKTFSHQILVLANGHTLTQFQHAQGIPLYPVRGQVSQIPTTPALQQLKCVVCYDSYLTPVSKANTHCIGASHVRDNAETHFSPEEHHENVAKLQQNLTVCDWTGNIDLSQNLARQGVRAALRDRVPMVGQMPNFSLQKAQYQNLYNQLRRKQAVENAENFANLYLVNGLASRGLTTAPLLGEMLASLICDEPLPISEDIWHVLSPNRTWIRKLLKGSKVE from the coding sequence ATGAACAAACTCAGTTTCGCATCTCTTTCTTTCAATTCAAATAATACCCCCGTTTCCGAACAATTCGACGATATTTACTTCTCCACCCAAGACGGTCTTGAAGAAAGCTATTATGTTTTCCAAGATGGCAATCAACTTTGGCAAAAATGGCAAACTCATACGAGTGAATCTTTTGTGATTGCCGAAACCGGCTTTGGCACCGGACTGAATTTTTTGGCGGTTGCCGATAAGTTTCAGCAGTTTTTAAGTGAGTTCCCCAATAGCAAACTTAAGCGTTTATATTTTATTTCGTTTGAAAAATTTCCCCTCACTTCTGAGCAATTAGCGACCATTCATAAAAATTACCCGCAATTTGCAACACTTTCACAAAAAATGACCGCCTGTTGGCAACCGCGCCAAACCGGCTGTCAGCGCTATCATTTTGAACAAATCTATCTTGATGTATGGTTCGGCGATATGTTAGACAATTTACCGCAATTAGGCGACTTGTATAGTAATCAAATTGATGCGTGGTTTTTAGACGGCTTTTCACCGGATAAAAATCCGGAAATGTGGAATGAAACGCTTTATCGTCAAATGTTCCGTTTAACGAAAAACGGTGGCAGTTTTGCAACGTTTACTGCCGCAAGTACGGTGAGAAAGGGCTTACAAGCAGTCGGATTTGAGGTCAAAAAACGCAAAGGCTTTGGCAAAAAACGAGAAATGCTGTGGGGCGAAAAACCGCAACAAAGCGAAACTATACCGGTAAATTATCCGTATTTTTATAGCGAGCCACAAACCGAGGCGAATGATATTGCGATTGTCGGTGGTGGTGTTGCCAGCCTGTTTGTCGCGTTATCACTACTGGAAAAAGGCAAAAAAGTCACACTTTATTGCAAAGACAATGCGTTGGCACAAAATGCTTCCGGCAATTTGCAAGGTGCGATTTACCCTCAACTGAGTGACGATGACGCACGTAATATCCGTTTTTATGTGCATTGCTTCGATTATGCGTTGCAACGTTTGGCACAAATTGAACCGCTTGTTAATTTCGAGCATGCTTTAACCGGTGTAGCGTTATATGCCTATAACGATAAAACGGCGAAGAAATTGGAAAAAATAGCTCGGCAAACTAATGATGATAGTTTGTTTAAGCTATGTAATGCGGCTGAGTTAAGTGAAAAAATCGGGCTGAACGTGCCGAACGGCGGTGCGTTTATGCCGCAAAGCGGTTGGTTATCACCGATACAATTTGTACAAGGTACGTTTGCTTATTTACAAACGAAAGGATTACAGATTGTGCTAAATCACGAAGTGAAAGATCCTCAATTTAGTGAAGGGAAGTGGCAGTGGCAGCACAATGGCAAAACCTTTAGTCATCAGATTTTAGTGTTGGCAAACGGGCATACTCTCACGCAATTCCAGCACGCGCAGGGGATTCCATTGTATCCGGTGCGTGGGCAAGTCAGCCAGATTCCGACCACACCGGCTCTACAGCAGCTAAAATGTGTGGTGTGTTATGACAGTTATTTAACCCCAGTTTCTAAAGCCAATACTCATTGTATTGGTGCCAGCCATGTGCGCGATAATGCCGAAACGCATTTTTCGCCGGAAGAGCACCATGAGAATGTAGCAAAACTTCAGCAAAATTTGACCGTTTGTGATTGGACGGGCAATATCGATCTTTCACAAAATCTTGCTAGACAAGGGGTAAGGGCTGCATTGCGAGATCGTGTGCCGATGGTTGGGCAAATGCCGAATTTTAGCCTTCAAAAAGCACAATATCAGAATTTGTATAATCAGCTACGCCGTAAACAAGCGGTTGAAAATGCAGAAAATTTTGCAAATTTATATCTAGTGAACGGCTTAGCTTCGCGAGGCTTAACTACCGCACCGTTATTAGGCGAAATGCTAGCGAGTTTGATCTGTGATGAACCGTTACCAATCAGTGAAGATATTTGGCACGTACTAAGCCCAAATCGTACTTGGATACGAAAATTGTTGAAGGGATCAAAAGTAGAATAG
- a CDS encoding L-serine ammonia-lyase, with product MISVFDIFKVGIGPSSSHTVGPMKAAKQFIDELLVRKLLAKTDRLQVDIYGSLALTGRGHSTDIAVVMGLMGYLPDNVDIERIDSVIEQVKQESKLVVAEAVPEMAKTITFDFYKDMPFHYDFLARHENGMILKAFEGETLLFEKTFYSIGGGFIVDDENFDSQADDTVSVPFPYKNAEDLLKHCKEQGLPLSSLVWKNETALRPKQEISDYLAKIWKTMEDCIQHGLHTEGLLPGPLKVVRRAPSLRRTLEATGKFNTDPMQIIDWVNMFALAVNEENAAGGRVVTAPTNGACGIVPAVLAYYQQFIAPLNQETIERYLLACSVVGTLYKMNASISGAEVGCQGEVGVACSMAAAGLTEIMGGTPDQVCIAAEIAMEHNLGLTCDPVGGQVQVPCIERNAIASVKAINASRMALRLTSQPRVTLDKVIETMYETGKDMNAKYRETSTGGLAIKILPCD from the coding sequence ATGATTAGTGTATTTGATATTTTTAAAGTAGGCATAGGCCCTTCCAGCTCACATACGGTCGGGCCGATGAAAGCCGCCAAACAGTTTATTGATGAATTACTGGTTCGCAAACTTTTGGCTAAAACAGACCGCTTGCAGGTCGATATTTACGGTTCGCTTGCGCTAACCGGTCGAGGACATAGCACCGATATTGCGGTAGTTATGGGCTTAATGGGTTATTTACCGGATAATGTGGATATCGAACGAATTGACAGTGTTATCGAACAAGTGAAGCAAGAAAGCAAATTAGTTGTTGCTGAAGCTGTACCTGAAATGGCAAAAACCATCACATTCGATTTCTATAAAGATATGCCTTTTCATTACGATTTCTTAGCTCGTCATGAAAACGGAATGATTTTAAAAGCGTTTGAAGGCGAAACACTGTTGTTTGAAAAAACTTTCTATTCTATCGGCGGCGGTTTTATTGTTGATGATGAAAATTTTGACAGTCAAGCCGACGATACCGTATCGGTGCCGTTCCCTTATAAAAATGCGGAAGATTTACTTAAGCATTGTAAAGAACAAGGATTACCGCTTTCCAGTTTAGTATGGAAAAACGAAACGGCTCTGCGTCCGAAACAAGAAATCTCTGATTATCTTGCAAAAATTTGGAAAACGATGGAAGACTGTATCCAACACGGTTTACACACGGAAGGATTATTGCCCGGTCCATTAAAAGTGGTACGCCGCGCGCCGTCTTTACGCAGAACATTAGAAGCAACTGGCAAATTTAATACTGACCCGATGCAAATTATTGACTGGGTAAATATGTTTGCGCTTGCAGTGAATGAAGAAAATGCGGCGGGCGGACGTGTTGTTACCGCACCGACTAACGGTGCTTGCGGTATTGTACCAGCAGTATTGGCTTACTATCAGCAATTTATCGCACCGCTTAATCAAGAAACGATCGAGCGTTATTTATTGGCGTGTAGCGTTGTCGGCACGTTATACAAAATGAATGCGTCTATTTCCGGTGCGGAAGTGGGGTGTCAAGGTGAAGTCGGCGTAGCTTGTTCGATGGCGGCCGCCGGTTTAACCGAAATTATGGGCGGAACACCTGATCAAGTTTGTATCGCTGCCGAAATCGCAATGGAACATAACCTCGGCTTAACCTGTGATCCGGTAGGAGGACAAGTGCAAGTACCTTGTATCGAACGTAATGCTATTGCTTCGGTTAAGGCGATCAATGCAAGTCGTATGGCTTTACGCTTAACATCGCAGCCTCGTGTAACTTTAGATAAAGTGATCGAAACTATGTATGAAACCGGTAAAGATATGAATGCTAAATACCGTGAAACTTCAACCGGTGGTTTAGCAATTAAAATTTTACCTTGCGATTAA
- a CDS encoding aromatic amino acid transport family protein, producing the protein MATPSHRFSLTWVLNLFGTAVGAGVLFLPINAGMSGFYPLIVMTLLVGPMTYLAHRGLARFVLSSGKPGSDITNVVREHFGENAGKFITLLYFFAIFPILLIYGVGITNTIGSFIENQLQMAVPPRALLSGVLIAVMISVMLLSEQAMLKITTYLVYPLVLILFGLSIYLIPEWNGAALQQMPSTGDFLTTLWLTIPVLVFAFNHSPAISSFALSQQKHYQDPQKTEVESSKVLRSTAMILVLFVMFFVFSCVLTLTPEELAQAKAQNISILSYLANKFDNPIISYFGPFVAFLAIGSSFFGHYLGAREGLEGLVNQLRDKPIESAKFKKITAVVFFITLWIVATINPSILGFIESLGGPIIAMILFIMPVYAIYTVPALAKYKSSIVSNTFVAVMGTVAISAIVYGLL; encoded by the coding sequence ATGGCTACGCCATCTCATCGTTTTTCCCTCACTTGGGTGCTAAATCTGTTCGGTACTGCCGTTGGTGCAGGCGTATTATTTTTACCGATTAACGCCGGTATGAGCGGTTTTTATCCGCTGATTGTCATGACCTTATTAGTCGGGCCGATGACTTATCTGGCACACCGAGGATTGGCTCGTTTCGTGCTGTCTTCCGGCAAACCGGGTAGCGATATTACCAACGTAGTACGTGAACATTTCGGCGAAAACGCCGGTAAATTTATTACCTTACTCTACTTCTTTGCGATCTTCCCGATTCTATTAATTTATGGTGTCGGTATCACCAATACGATCGGCTCATTTATTGAAAACCAATTACAGATGGCTGTTCCGCCTCGCGCATTACTCTCGGGCGTATTAATTGCCGTTATGATTAGCGTAATGTTACTGAGTGAACAAGCGATGTTAAAAATCACCACTTACTTAGTTTATCCGTTAGTGTTAATCTTGTTCGGTTTATCTATTTACCTGATTCCAGAATGGAATGGTGCGGCATTACAACAAATGCCAAGCACAGGTGATTTCTTAACTACCTTATGGCTAACGATTCCGGTATTAGTATTTGCTTTTAACCATTCACCGGCAATTTCATCATTTGCGCTTTCACAACAAAAACATTATCAAGATCCGCAAAAAACTGAAGTTGAATCTAGCAAAGTATTACGTTCAACTGCAATGATCTTAGTGTTATTCGTTATGTTCTTTGTATTCAGTTGTGTACTTACACTAACACCTGAAGAATTAGCACAAGCCAAAGCACAAAATATTTCGATTTTATCTTACTTAGCGAATAAATTCGATAATCCGATTATTTCTTACTTCGGACCTTTCGTGGCATTCTTAGCAATCGGTAGTTCTTTCTTCGGCCACTATTTAGGTGCGCGTGAAGGTTTAGAGGGGTTAGTGAATCAATTACGTGATAAACCGATTGAATCGGCTAAATTCAAAAAAATTACTGCGGTTGTTTTCTTTATCACATTATGGATTGTAGCAACCATTAACCCGAGTATTCTCGGTTTTATCGAAAGTTTAGGTGGTCCGATTATTGCGATGATTCTGTTTATTATGCCGGTTTATGCCATTTACACCGTGCCGGCATTAGCAAAATATAAAAGCAGTATCGTCAGCAATACTTTTGTTGCCGTGATGGGAACCGTCGCTATTTCAGCGATTGTGTACGGATTATTATAA
- a CDS encoding ABC transporter substrate-binding protein, with protein MRFSKIFFALPFISFSSFLAAAPAHTLVNCVATAPQKLSPAITNDANDFNASSQQIYDRLLAFKAGKIEVEPSLAEKWEVSEDGLTYTFHLRKDVPFHSNKLFTPSRNLNADDVVFSFQRQADKSHPYYNVSGGTYFYYQWMNLPKILKSVEKVDDYTVKMTLNQPNSPFLTTVAMDFLSIYSKEYADKLLAEGKPELLDQQPIGTGPFEFQVYQTDQAVRYKANPNYWQGKAKFERLIFAISPDAGTRYAKLNAGECDVIDFPNIADIAQMKQDPKVTLFEREGLNLAYLGLNTQKAALDNVKVRQALQHATDKKAIVNAVFQGGGTVATNPFPNSVLGYNENLAQYEFDLEKAKNLLAEAGYSNGFETEIWVQPVVRPSNPNPRRTAEIIQADWAKIGVKAKLVSHEWADFNKRTREGEFSAGTYGWTSRNGDPDNFLFPLLSKENIPGTNYSRWTDNEFEGLLQKAVQTQNTAERQQLYRQAVEIFQKNTPIIPIAHAINYVPVSKRVQGFVQSPFGYTYFYNVSLTE; from the coding sequence ATGCGCTTTTCTAAGATTTTTTTCGCCCTACCTTTTATTAGTTTCTCGTCTTTTTTAGCGGCAGCGCCGGCACATACTTTAGTAAATTGTGTCGCTACCGCTCCTCAAAAGTTAAGCCCGGCAATTACCAATGATGCGAATGATTTTAACGCCAGCTCGCAGCAAATTTATGATCGTTTATTGGCATTCAAAGCCGGTAAAATCGAGGTTGAGCCGAGTTTGGCGGAAAAGTGGGAAGTGAGTGAAGACGGTTTAACCTATACTTTCCATCTACGTAAAGACGTACCGTTTCACAGTAATAAGTTATTCACCCCAAGTCGCAACTTAAATGCCGATGATGTGGTATTTTCTTTTCAACGTCAGGCGGATAAAAGTCACCCTTACTACAATGTTTCCGGCGGCACTTATTTCTATTATCAATGGATGAATCTACCGAAAATTTTAAAATCGGTTGAGAAAGTTGATGATTATACGGTGAAAATGACGCTGAATCAGCCGAATAGTCCGTTTTTGACAACAGTTGCAATGGATTTCTTATCAATTTATTCCAAAGAATATGCGGATAAATTATTAGCGGAAGGCAAGCCGGAATTATTGGATCAACAGCCGATTGGCACGGGACCGTTTGAATTTCAAGTTTATCAAACCGACCAAGCGGTACGTTATAAAGCGAACCCGAATTATTGGCAAGGTAAAGCAAAATTTGAGCGATTAATTTTTGCGATTAGTCCTGATGCCGGTACACGCTATGCCAAACTGAACGCCGGTGAGTGTGATGTGATTGATTTCCCGAATATCGCCGATATTGCACAAATGAAACAAGATCCTAAAGTGACGTTATTTGAGCGTGAAGGGTTAAATTTAGCTTATCTCGGACTCAATACCCAAAAAGCAGCATTAGATAATGTGAAGGTGCGTCAAGCACTACAACACGCTACCGATAAAAAAGCGATTGTCAATGCGGTGTTCCAAGGCGGCGGTACGGTAGCGACGAATCCGTTCCCAAATTCGGTGCTTGGTTATAATGAAAATTTAGCTCAGTATGAATTTGATTTGGAAAAAGCGAAAAATCTATTGGCGGAAGCCGGTTATTCGAACGGTTTTGAAACCGAAATCTGGGTGCAACCGGTGGTGCGTCCGTCAAATCCGAATCCAAGACGTACCGCAGAAATTATTCAAGCGGATTGGGCGAAAATTGGGGTAAAAGCGAAATTAGTCAGCCACGAATGGGCGGATTTTAATAAGCGAACTCGTGAAGGCGAATTTTCAGCCGGTACTTACGGTTGGACGAGCCGTAACGGTGATCCGGACAATTTCCTGTTCCCGTTATTAAGCAAAGAAAATATTCCGGGCACCAATTATTCCCGTTGGACGGATAACGAATTTGAGGGCTTATTACAAAAAGCGGTACAAACACAGAATACTGCTGAACGTCAGCAGTTATATCGACAAGCGGTCGAAATTTTCCAAAAAAATACACCGATAATTCCGATTGCCCATGCGATTAACTATGTTCCGGTCAGCAAACGTGTGCAAGGCTTTGTACAAAGCCCGTTCGGTTATACTTATTTCTATAATGTGAGCCTAACGGAATAA
- the metF gene encoding methylenetetrahydrofolate reductase has product MSYAKEIDHLNHTLADLNGNINASFEFFPAKNEKMETLLWDSIHRLAPLKPKFVSVTYGANSGERERTHSIVKRIQQDTGLLAAPHLTGIDATPDQLREIAKDYWENGIRHIVALRGDEPAGYTKQPFFATDLVKLLKEVADFDISVAAYPEVHPDAKSAQSDLIYLKQKVEAGANRAITQFFFDIDSYLRFRDRCVTVGIDVEIIPGILPVTNFKQLQKMAKITNVKVPHWMHKMYEGLDDDQTTRNLVAASIAMDMVKILSKEGVKDFHFYTLNRSELTYAICHALGVRPT; this is encoded by the coding sequence ATGAGCTATGCAAAAGAAATTGATCATTTAAATCATACCCTTGCCGATTTAAACGGCAATATTAACGCTTCTTTTGAATTTTTCCCCGCTAAAAACGAAAAAATGGAAACGTTGCTTTGGGATTCGATTCATCGACTTGCTCCGCTTAAACCTAAATTCGTTTCCGTTACCTATGGGGCAAATTCAGGCGAGCGAGAACGTACGCATTCGATTGTAAAACGTATTCAACAAGATACCGGCTTACTTGCCGCACCGCATTTAACCGGAATAGACGCCACACCCGATCAACTTCGTGAAATCGCTAAGGATTACTGGGAAAACGGTATTCGCCATATTGTCGCATTACGAGGTGACGAGCCTGCCGGTTATACTAAGCAACCGTTTTTTGCGACCGATTTAGTCAAATTATTAAAAGAAGTGGCGGATTTTGATATTTCGGTTGCCGCCTATCCCGAAGTACATCCGGATGCCAAATCGGCACAATCCGACCTGATTTACTTAAAACAAAAAGTGGAAGCCGGTGCTAATCGAGCGATTACCCAATTCTTTTTTGATATTGACAGTTATCTTCGATTCCGTGATCGTTGCGTAACCGTTGGAATTGATGTGGAAATCATTCCGGGCATTTTACCGGTCACGAATTTTAAACAATTACAAAAAATGGCAAAAATTACCAATGTTAAAGTACCGCATTGGATGCACAAAATGTATGAAGGATTAGATGATGATCAGACTACTCGAAATTTGGTTGCCGCCAGTATTGCCATGGATATGGTTAAAATTCTCTCAAAAGAAGGTGTAAAAGATTTCCATTTCTACACACTGAATCGCTCCGAATTAACCTATGCGATTTGCCACGCATTAGGCGTACGACCGACTTAA